A region of Lycium barbarum isolate Lr01 chromosome 3, ASM1917538v2, whole genome shotgun sequence DNA encodes the following proteins:
- the LOC132632770 gene encoding U-box domain-containing protein 19-like: MIQRFERNDRRILTFPAVHPCEGISPATLLDSLITLSRNICNYKSKFFATQRRNVRETIRQVGILLIFFEEIKDHLPRNRDSTVLCFAELHTTFQKLKFLLDDCTREGAKTWMLMKAHSVASQFRALVRIVATALDVLPLNSLNVSGEIKELVLMVANQAQKAKMELDPEDEDATKRVIVIVNQFENKFQPDPCVIKKFLDYLDITTWSQCHKEIKFLEEEINFESSENHEREVPMLSGLVGLLSYCRGILFEDSVYGNSDQSDGTSNLETLTCLNPEDFRCPISLELMTDPVTVSTGQTYDRASIQKWLKSGNLLCPKTGGILQSTELVPNSTLRKLIQQFCFDNGISITKSRKTNRDISRTILPGSPAAAEAIKFLSEFLAGRLYFGSDQQKSKAAYEIRLLAKSNIFNRSVLIEAASIPGLLQMLSTNDPSMQEISISALLKLSKHSQGKKVIVENRGLNSILDVLKNGLTMEAKQTAAAIIFYISSPREYRKLIGENPEVFPALVGLIEYGTSCGKKNAIVAIFGLLLSHSNHERALGAGTIPALVNLLASSDKVELNTDALAVLATLAERTEGSFAILEASALPVILSQLQNITSRAGKEYCVSILFFLCINSGAEVIAALVRERQVMPLLYSLLTEGTSQAKKRTRSLIRILQRFCETSTSRFVSEVPQEQFIDVR; encoded by the coding sequence ATGATTCAAAGATTTGAACGGAATGATCGCCGGATTTTGACATTTCCGGCAGTCCATCCATGTGAGGGGATATCTCCAGCTACCCTTTTGGATTCTTTGATTACTTTGTCTCGAAACATATGCAATTACAAATCGAAATTCTTTGCAACTCAACGAAGAAATGTTCGCGAAACCATTAGGCAAGTGGGAATCCTCTTGATTTTCTTCGAGGAAATCAAGGATCATCTTCCTAGAAATAGAGATTCCACTGTTCTTTGTTTCGCAGAActccacacaacattccaaaagCTAAAGTTTTTATTAGATGATTGCACGCGTGAGGGGGCGAAAACTTGGATGCTTATGAAAGCCCACTCTGTAGCCAGTCAATTTCGAGCTTTGGTTAGAATAGTGGCTACAGCACTTGATGTTCTTCCTTTGAATTCTCTTAATGTTTCCGGAGAAATCAAGGAGTTGGTTCTAATGGTGGCTAACCAAGCACAGAAAGCAAAAATGGAGCTCGACCCCGAAGACGAAGATGCCACGAAAAGAGTAATTGTGATTGTGAACCAATTCGAGAATAAATTCCAGCCAGACCCCTGTGTAATCAAGAAATTTCTGGATTATCTTGATATCACAACTTGGTCACAATGTCACAAGGAGATTAAATTCTTGGAGGAAGAGATTAATTTTGAATCTTCTGAGAATCACGAAAGGGAAGTGCCTATGTTAAGCGGTTTAGTAGGATTATTGAGCTACTGCAGAGGAATTCTCTTTGAAGACTCTGTTTATGGGAACAGTGATCAATCAGATGGAACATCCAATCTTGAAACTTTAACTTGCTTGAATCCTGAGGATTTTAGGTGCCCCATTTCTCTCGAGCTGATGACGGATCCAGTAACAGTGTCCACGGGGCAGACATATGATCGCGCTTCCATTCAAAAATGGCTCAAATCAGGAAATCTCCTCTGTCCCAAAACAGGGGGAATTCTACAAAGCACAGAGTTAGTTCCTAATTCAACTCTCCGGAAGCTTATTCAACAATTCTGCTTTGATAATGGAATATCCATAACTAAATCAAGGAAGACAAATCGTGATATATCGCGGACTATTTTGCCAGGAAGTCCAGCAGCTGCTGAAGCAATCAAATTCCTCTCCGAATTTCTTGCTGGCAGGCTGTATTTTGGATCAGATCAGCAGAAATCCAAGGCTGCTTATGAAATTCGTTTACTGgcaaaatcaaatatttttaacCGGTCCGTGTTAATTGAAGCTGCAAGCATCCCCGGACTCTTACAAATGCTTAGCACAAATGATCCATCTATGCAAGAGATCTCAATTTCCGCCTTGCTCAAGCTATCGAAACATTCCCAAGGAAAGAAAGTGATAGTGGAGAATCGGGGCCTGAATTCGATTCTAGATGTTCTTAAAAATGGCCTAACTATGGAAGCTAAGCAAACTGCAGCTGCGATAATTTTCTACATCTCTTCACCTCGCGAATACCGCAAGCTAATAGGCGAAAATCCTGAAGTATTTCCAGCTTTGGTGGGACTAATCGAATACGGTACAAGTTGTGGGAAAAAGAATGCGATTGTTGCAATATTCGGGCTACTTTTGAGTCACAGTAACCACGAGAGAGCACTTGGTGCTGGAACAATTCCAGCACTAGTCAATCTTTTAGCTTCTTCAGATAAAGTTGAACTAAACACAGATGCACTCGCGGTTTTAGCTACATTAGCCGAAAGAACGGAAGGGTCTTTTGCGATTTTAGAAGCCTCAGCGTTACCAGTAATCTTGAGTCAATTACAGAATATAACATCTCGAGCTGGAAAAGAGTATTGTGtttctattttgttttttttatgcaTCAATAGTGGTGCCGAGGTAATAGCCGCTCTGGTAAGAGAGAGACAGGTTATGCCGCTTCTTTATTCACTTTTGACAGAAGGAACCAGCCAAGCAAAGAAGAGGACACGATCACTTATCAGAATTCTGCAGAGATTTTGTGAAACAAGCACTTCTAGGTTTGTGAGTGAAGTTCCACAAGAACAATTTATTGATGTAAGGTGA